The nucleotide sequence ATTTAGAATATCAGCGTACGTGCGTAGCTGGTCTACCGCTGCAATACGATACGTATCCGCTGTAATAAAGCCAACCTTGCGATGATGTGTGAACGCTTGTTCCGCTGCAAGCTTAGCAATTGTTGTTGTCTTGCCAACCCCTGTCGGACCCACAAAATGAACAATTTTCGTCGTTGGATGAATCCCCGTACCTTGAGAAGGCTGTAACCAGGACAGCAACGTTGCTCGAGCAATCTCATAAGCACTATGGGTATCATCGCCCTGAAGTTCTAACTGCCCATGAACAGCCTCTGCGAATTGTTCAACATAGGCTGGCTCAACTCCATGCTCTGCTAATCGTTTACTGAGCTGCATAACTGCTTCGGACATGCTGCTCATCGTCTGCTGTTTAGTCAGCTTAGTCATCATATCTTTCATGCTGCGTAGTTCTTGGAGTAATGCTGATGTTTCATCAAATTGTCCTTTAGCATCACGTGATTCATAAGATTGAACTACACCACTTAGTCCATCTGCTTGAGTAGTTGGCTGATGACTTTGGGTATGATCGGGAGTTTTGCGCATCACATTCATCGCCGCAATGAACTGTTCCCCTTCAGATGACTTGTCCTCTTTATCTAGCAATTGAGTTGCTACAGGGGTAGAACGGTATGTCTGATCTGCAAATGGCTGTTGTGAATATCGGTCACGCACGACATTGGCAGGAATCTGCGTCGATGACGCTACTGATTCCTTAACCAACGGCTGCACTTGATCTTCTATTATCGAAGCTCGAATCGGTGCAGCGGGTGAAGGCTTTCGGACGGGTGGTTTGTTAGAACCTTCATCGATAGCTGCAATGACTTCCATACGCTTCTTTCGAAACATACCAAGAAATCCGCCAATGCGGATTTCCTTCGTATTGAGAATTACTGCATCCGAACCTAGTTCGCTGCGTATCATCTGAACGGCTTCCGGTAGATCGTCAACAATATATCGCTTTACCTTCATGCGCTCACCACCCCTACGCTTTGCACTTCTATACTTGGTTCTAATTCGTTATAGGAAAGGACCGGAATATCTTGCATGCTACGTTCTAACAGTTGACGTAGATACATGCGAATTGTCGGTGATGTTAGAATAATCGGCTGCTGTCCAGACTGGATCAGACGGTTCACTTGTTCTGTTAGTCGTTGATAAATTGCTTGCGTCGAAACCGGATCCATCGCTAAGAAGCTTCCTTGTTCCGACTGCTGAACCGCATCTGCAATTTTCTTTTCGACTGAAGGACTAACTGTAATCACTTTAAGAGGCTCAGCGGCATTTGCATACTGCTGCGTGATCTGTCTCGACAAGCTTTGTCTTACGTATTCTGTTAGTACTTCCGCATCCTTCGTGTACTTGCCATAATCAGCTAACGTCTCAAAGATTGTGACTAAATCTCGAATCGAAATCTTTTCCTTAAGCAACTTAGCTAACACCTTCTGTACATCCCCAACCGATAAAATCGAAGGGATAAGCTCCTCAACCAGTGCAGGATAAGCATCCTTAACACTTTCGACAAGCGATTTTGTTTCTTGTCGACCAATCAACTCGTGTGCGTATTTCTTAATCACTTCTGTCAGATGAGTTGCTACGACAGATGGTGGGTCAACGACCGTATAACCGGACATTTCCGCACGTTCTTTCGTCGCTTCATCGATCCATAGTGCAGGAAGACCGAATGCTGGTTCTTTCGTCTCAATGCCAGTAATCGACACGTCGTCAAAACCTGGACTCATTGCTAAATAGTGATTAAGTAACAATTCGCCATGAGCCACCATATTTCCTTTCATTTTGATGACATATTCATTCGGTTTTAGTTGAATATTGTCGCGAATTCGGATGACTGGAACAATTAGACCCATTTCAAGCGCACATTGTCGTCTAATCATAATGATTCGATCCAGCAAATCGCCCCCCTGCTGTGTATCTGCAAGAGGAATAAGACCATAACCAAATTCAAATTCAATCGGATCGACCTGCAACAAGCTGATCACACTTTCAGGACTGCGAACTTCTTCGATCTGCTTTTCTTCAACGAGCAATTCTTCTGCCTGTTGTTGTCGAGTTAGGTTTTTTTGAAGACGGAAACCTGCGAATACTAGTACAGCCGCATAAGGAATCGTACTTATGAAAGGGATTGGTGTTGCAATGCCTAATAAAGCAACAGTACCCGCAACGATGAAGAGCAGTCTCGGGTAACGAAGCATTTGCTTCGATAAGTCCTCAGCCAGATTCCCATCAGATGCTGCGCGTGTGACGATAATACCTGACGCCACACTAATGAGCAACGCAGGAATTTGACTGACAAGGCCATCACCAATCGTTAAGATAGAATACGTTTCAAGTGCCTGCATAACAGGCATCCCATGAATCGCCATACCGATAATGAAACCAGCAATTATGTTAATAAGGACGATGATAATCGACGCGATCGCATCTCCCTTAACGAACTTACTTGCCCCATCCATCGCACCATAAAAATCGGCTTCTTTCTCAATCTTCTCACGTCTTGCTCTTGCTTGCTGTTCATTGATGAGTCCCGCATTAAGATCCGCGTCAATGCTCATCTGTTTACCAGGCATCGCATCGAGTGTAAAGCGTGCACCAACTTCAGCTACACGTTCCGAACCTTTTGTAATGACGATAAACTGAACGACGACTAAAATTAAGAATACGACGAACCCAATTGCAATTTCGCCACCTGCGACGAATCTTCCGAACGTCTCTACGACATGTCCGGCATCGCCCTCTGACAAAATAAGCCGAGTCGTCGATACGTTAAGTGCTAATCGAAATACAGTTGTAATCAATAATAAAGTTGGAAAAATCGAAAAATGTAATGCATCCTGTGTATTCATTGCAATGAGTAGGATCATAATCGCAATGGAAATATTAATGATGAGCAGGATGTCTAATAGCCAGCTGGGGATTGGAACGACCATCATCAGGACAATTCCGATGACACCGATCAATATACTCAAGTCCCGAATTTTCATGCCGCCCCACTCCCTTCTTTGTTTAATGATCTATAGGTTATGCTCTACGTCGGCCCTTCAAACGATATACATATGCCAGAACCTCTGCAACTGCTTGGAACAGATCAGCGGGGACGCTATCCCCGATCTCCGTTCTTTCATACAGTGCACGCGCGAGCGGCTTATTTTCCATCATTATAATATCGTGCTGCTTGGCAATCTCCCGAATGCGAAGTGCCAAATAGTCTTGACCTTTGGCGATGACTCTAGGTGCGTCCATCTTACTCCCGTCATATTGCAGAGCGACTGCGAAGTGAGTCGGGTTCGTAATAATGACGTCCGCATTTGGCACTTCTTGCATCATTCTCATGAGCGCCATCCGTCGTTGTCTTTCACGAATTTTCCCTTTTATTAGCGGATCGCCTTCTTGATTCTTGTGTTCGTCTTTAATATCTTGTTTACTCATCTTCAAATTTTTCTCATGTTCATACTTTTGATACATATAGTCAGCTATCGCAAGAATAATCATCAGTGCTGAAACATATATTCCAAGCTTCAGCACGAGTCCAGCCACATAACTGAACACTTCTTGAATAGGGACTGTCGCTAACGTTAAAAACTTCGATCGTTCTCCCCAAATTACGGTGTATACAACTAAACCTACCGAGAGCATCTTGAGAGAGCTCTTAAAAAATTCAACTAAAGCTCGGGGTCCGAAGATGTTTTTCGCACCTTTGATCGGATTGAGCTTGTTTAACTTCGGCTTTAATGGCTCCATCGTAAGCAACCAACCGATTTGGACATAATAACCGACAAAGATAATTACGATTACGATTACAAAAATCGGTAGGAGGAAGATAATAATTTGAACCATGTACTGGTAGAGCATGCTATACACATTTTCAGTAGTAACTTCCATCGTCAACCGATTAAGAAAAACATCATTAAACAACATCAGTATTCGATCACGAAAAAATGAACCGAGCATCATTAAGCAGCTAATACCCCCGAGCAATATGAATGCGCTCGGAATTTCTCTACTCTTGGCTACTTGCCCTTTCTTTCGACTATCTTGACGCTTTTTAGGAGTTGCTTTCTCGCTTTTTTCTCCTGCGAACAATTGTAAGTTCATCCTAAGGCGAACTGCTATCATTACACGCCCTCCTTGAAGATAAACTTCGTTCATACGCCTGCTTTAAAAATAACGAATAGGTTCTCCAATGCGTCAAACATAGCGTCGAACAAAATCTGGAACAATACACCAAAGCCAGGCAACAACAACAGTAATATTGAAAGACCTGCCAATATTTTAATAGGAATCCCAATAACAAAAATGTTGAATTGAGGTGCAGTTCTTGCAAGCATCGCTAGTCCGAAATCTGTAACAAACATCGTAACGACAATCGGTGAAGCAATTTGTAAGGCTAACATGAATGTATGAGCAAATGTGCGAGTTAAAAATAGAGTAACATCGCCATGATAATAGACTTCGAACAAATTATTATCAAGTGGCAGCCATTTATAGCTGTCCATTATCGCTGCTAACAAATAATGATGACCGTTAATCGATAAGAAGATGACGATCATCAGCATAAATTTCAAATTACCTAACATTGGAGCTGATACACCGGTAATGGGATCGAT is from Candidatus Cohnella colombiensis and encodes:
- the flhA gene encoding flagellar biosynthesis protein FlhA, yielding MKIRDLSILIGVIGIVLMMVVPIPSWLLDILLIINISIAIMILLIAMNTQDALHFSIFPTLLLITTVFRLALNVSTTRLILSEGDAGHVVETFGRFVAGGEIAIGFVVFLILVVVQFIVITKGSERVAEVGARFTLDAMPGKQMSIDADLNAGLINEQQARARREKIEKEADFYGAMDGASKFVKGDAIASIIIVLINIIAGFIIGMAIHGMPVMQALETYSILTIGDGLVSQIPALLISVASGIIVTRAASDGNLAEDLSKQMLRYPRLLFIVAGTVALLGIATPIPFISTIPYAAVLVFAGFRLQKNLTRQQQAEELLVEEKQIEEVRSPESVISLLQVDPIEFEFGYGLIPLADTQQGGDLLDRIIMIRRQCALEMGLIVPVIRIRDNIQLKPNEYVIKMKGNMVAHGELLLNHYLAMSPGFDDVSITGIETKEPAFGLPALWIDEATKERAEMSGYTVVDPPSVVATHLTEVIKKYAHELIGRQETKSLVESVKDAYPALVEELIPSILSVGDVQKVLAKLLKEKISIRDLVTIFETLADYGKYTKDAEVLTEYVRQSLSRQITQQYANAAEPLKVITVSPSVEKKIADAVQQSEQGSFLAMDPVSTQAIYQRLTEQVNRLIQSGQQPIILTSPTIRMYLRQLLERSMQDIPVLSYNELEPSIEVQSVGVVSA
- the fliR gene encoding flagellar biosynthetic protein FliR, encoding MDLIMQVFPAFLLVLCRISAFFVVAPIFSTRSFPTMVKIGLAFFISIIVFLNIGYDTSITAQNASYIVSIIREIFAGLLIGFVAYLFFTIVQTAGAFSDMQMGFGIANIIDPITGVSAPMLGNLKFMLMIVIFLSINGHHYLLAAIMDSYKWLPLDNNLFEVYYHGDVTLFLTRTFAHTFMLALQIASPIVVTMFVTDFGLAMLARTAPQFNIFVIGIPIKILAGLSILLLLLPGFGVLFQILFDAMFDALENLFVIFKAGV
- the flhF gene encoding flagellar biosynthesis protein FlhF, which produces MKVKRYIVDDLPEAVQMIRSELGSDAVILNTKEIRIGGFLGMFRKKRMEVIAAIDEGSNKPPVRKPSPAAPIRASIIEDQVQPLVKESVASSTQIPANVVRDRYSQQPFADQTYRSTPVATQLLDKEDKSSEGEQFIAAMNVMRKTPDHTQSHQPTTQADGLSGVVQSYESRDAKGQFDETSALLQELRSMKDMMTKLTKQQTMSSMSEAVMQLSKRLAEHGVEPAYVEQFAEAVHGQLELQGDDTHSAYEIARATLLSWLQPSQGTGIHPTTKIVHFVGPTGVGKTTTIAKLAAEQAFTHHRKVGFITADTYRIAAVDQLRTYADILNIPLEVVFSQSELTRAYNKLSDSDLIFMDTAGRNYRNELFVSEVNSLLAPGEQSETFLVLSMTHKYSDMKLVASQFVKYGIHQLLLTKFDETDTFGSIVNLARQYSFQISYITCGQMVPDDIRPFDIEDLIQKLLGDPNDD
- the flhB gene encoding flagellar biosynthesis protein FlhB, with amino-acid sequence MIAVRLRMNLQLFAGEKSEKATPKKRQDSRKKGQVAKSREIPSAFILLGGISCLMMLGSFFRDRILMLFNDVFLNRLTMEVTTENVYSMLYQYMVQIIIFLLPIFVIVIVIIFVGYYVQIGWLLTMEPLKPKLNKLNPIKGAKNIFGPRALVEFFKSSLKMLSVGLVVYTVIWGERSKFLTLATVPIQEVFSYVAGLVLKLGIYVSALMIILAIADYMYQKYEHEKNLKMSKQDIKDEHKNQEGDPLIKGKIRERQRRMALMRMMQEVPNADVIITNPTHFAVALQYDGSKMDAPRVIAKGQDYLALRIREIAKQHDIIMMENKPLARALYERTEIGDSVPADLFQAVAEVLAYVYRLKGRRRA